The window CGATGTTTCACAGACGGAAATATCTGTGGAAGAGCCAATTGACTTAAACGACTTCAAGGAAGAAAATAATGAACAACTAGTTTTAACTAGAGAAGACAGTGATGCGAGTCTAATTTCAGATGAAGAACAAGAAATGGTTAAAGAAGAACAAGTGTTGGAGGAACTAGAGTCACCCATTATCGAGGAGTCAGAGCCATTAGAATTGGAATTAACGGAATCGTGTGTAGACGAACCTGAACGAATCATTGATGAAGAATTTGTAAATGAACTCCCTTCCGTGGATGAAAATCAAGTTGTAGATGAAGAATCTAGGAGCCAAACTGAAGCTGATGAGGGGATAAAAAGCGCAGAGGCAGAGCCAATCCGTTCTGCGATTCCTTTTAATGTCATAATGCTCAATCAGGATAAGCTAAGACTAATGGAAAAAGAGCTCAATAAAACAACGAGCAGGGCAGAAATGGACGAGTCTGTGGAAGCAGATGTTAGCGGTAGTAAAATGGACCAGGAAGTGAACTCACTAAAAGCGGATAGCAATGAAGATAAAACCGTCGTCATTGCAGACCAATCCTTTCAGGTAATGGCCAATATGGCTGAAACAGCAGCCTCTGCCCAACGAACTCAGGATGATTCTAGCCATGAGGTTAAGCTGCAAGTAACGGAACAAAAAGATCAAGAGACGTCTTTTTCATTCCCATCGATTGACCTGTTAACACCTCCTGTCATTGTAGAGGATAACAATCAATGGATTGATGACCAGAAAGAGCTACTTAATACAACCTTAAAGAATTTTAATGTAGGTGCTACGGTTGTGAATGTCACACAAGGGCCTTCTGTAACACGTTTTGAAGTCCAGCCAGAACCTGGAGTAAAGGTAAATAAAATTACGAATCTATCTGATGATATAAAGCTGAGTCTAGCAGCCAGAGACATTCGGATAGAAGCTCCCATCCCAGGTAAGCACACAATCGGTATAGAGGTACCTAATAATAAAAGCAGGCCGGTTTATTTAAGTGAAATTGTTAGCAATCCTGAATTTTTACGACAGGATTCACCGCTCACCGCGGCATTGGGATTAGATATTTCCGGAAAACCAATTGTGTCTGATTTGAGGAAAATGCCGCATGGATTGATTGCTGGGGCGACAGGCTCAGGGAAAAGTGTTTGTATCAATACCATTCTTGTCAGCTTCCTTTATAAAGCGAAGCCGGAGGATTTGAAGTTGTTACTAATCGATCCAAAAATGGTGGAATTAGCACCGTATAATCATATTCCACATCTTGTCAGTCCTGTCATTACCGACGTAAAGGCTGCAACAGCTGCGTTGAAATGGGCAGTTGAGGAAATGGAACGGCGTTATGAATTATTTGCACATACGGGTGTCAGGGATATTGGACGCTTTAATGAGCTGGCTGTGAAGCATAAACAATATAGCGATAAATTACCCTATATTGTTATTATCATTGATGAGCTGGCAGATTTGATGATGATGTCGCCGGCTGATGTAGAGGAAGCGATTTGTCGCATCGCCCAGAAGGCGCGCGCCTGTGGCATTCATCTAATCATTGCGACACAAAGACCTTCAGTAGATGTTATTACGGGCTTAATAAAGGCTAATATTCCGACCAGAATTGCCTTCTCTGTTTCCTCACAGGTTGATTCACGAACCATTATCGATGTGAGCGGTGCAGAAAAGCTACTTGGTAGAGGTGATATGCTGTTTTTAGAAAATGGCTCATCAAAGCCAATCCGTCTGCAGGGGACCTTTGTTTCGGATGAAGAAATTGATGAAGTGGTTGCCCATGCGAGAGAGCAGGGAGAGCCTGATTACTTATTTGAACAAGAGGAATTACTCAAAAAGGCAGAAATCAATGAAGCAGAGGATGAACTCTTTTTTGAAGCCTGTGAGTTTGTTATTGAAAATGGGGGAGCATCCTCTTCCATGCTGCAAAGACGGTTTAAAATTGGCTATAACCGAGCTGCTAGATTAATTGATATGATGGAAAGCCATGGCTATATCTCTGAATCACGTGGTAGCAAACCGAGAGATGTATTCATTACTGATGCAGAATTAGAATCATTACAAATGACGAATAAAACCCTATAGATGTATTGATTGAAGAGAGAGGGTCAAGAACCGATTGATTGTTTTTTTCCTTCTCTTTACATACGTAACCTTTCATTTATCCTTTTTGGGTAAAAAAAATATGAAGTTTTCTTTAGAAGTTAATGGTGATATAATGTTTGAATATGATTAGACATACGTTAAAGGATGTCCATTCTGACAGGATATCGATATCATGAAGCATAATGAGCAAAAATAAATTAATAATCATATACTGTTTTTACAGTTAGACGATGGTTGGAGGTTCTTTATATGACTAATTACCATTTCGTAGGTATAAAGGGGTCCGGGATGAGTGCGCTCGCACAAATTCTTCACGATATGAACTTTCAAGTTCAAGGCTCCGATGTAGATAAACGATTTTTTACGCAGGTTGCACTAGAGCAATCAGGAATAAAGATCCTTCCTTTTCAAAAAGAAAATATAAAGCCTGGAATGACAATTGTAGCCGGAAATGCTTTTCCAGATACACATGAGGAAATTCAAGAAGCGATGAAGCTAGGGCTGCCCGTTATCCGTTATCACCGGTTTTTAGGTGATTTCATGAAACGTTTTTCAAGTATTGCCGTTACAGGTGCCCATGGTAAAACATCAACAACTGGTTTACTAGCTCACGTTATCTCAGGGGATAAACCAACTTCATATTTGATTGGTGATGGTACAGGTAAAGGGGAGGCAGATGCGGAATATTTCGTGTTTGAGGCATGTGAGTATCGCAGACATTTCTTATCCTATTTTCCTGACTATGCCATTATGACGAATATTGACTTTGATCACCCTGATTATTTCGCGAATATCGATGATGTATGTGCAGCCTTCCAGGAGATGGCCTTACAGGTGAACAAGGGGATTTTTGCCTGTGGTGATGACGAGCATTTACAAAAAATACAGGCAAAGGTTCCTGTCTTGTTTTATGGGTTTGGGGAAGAGAATGATTTTCAGGCGCGGAATGTGATAAAAACAACGGAAGGAACAACCTTTGATGTTTTTATTCGCAATACGTTATTTGATACGTTTACCATTCGCAGCTTTGGTGACCACAACATTTTAAACTCCTTAGCGGTAATTGCTTTATGCCATTATGAAGGACTAGACACTGAGGTTGTCCGTAAACAGCTATTAAATTTTGAAGGGGTAAAAAGACGCTTTTCAGAAAAAAGAGTTGGCACACAAATATTAATCGATGATTATGCCCACCATCCAACAGAGATAAAGGCAACCATCGATGCTGCCAGACAAAAATACCCTGAAAAAGAAATTGTTGCAGTATTCCAACCACATACGTTTTCAAGGACGCAGGCATTCCTTGGGGAGTTTGCTGCGAGCTTAAATCTGGCTGATAAGACGTATTTATGCGAAATATTTGGTTCAGCTCGTGAAAATCATGGGAAATTGTCTATTGAGGACTTACAGGCAAAAATTCCTGAATCGGAGATTATCACGGAAGAGGATATGTCTTCTCTTAAGAGTCACGATAATAGCGTGATTATTTTTATGGGAGCTGGAGATATCCAGAAGTTTCAAGCTGCGTATGAAATAACTCTATAGCTGTATAAGAGAACGAAAGTATTTAATAGACAACTTGTCGACGAGTACTTTCGTTTTTTGTTCGAAAAAATGTCGGGATAATATTTTTACGAGGAATAAGCTGTAATGAATTACAGTTCTCTTGTAGTATGGTAAGATTTTAGGTAGGCTGTAGATAGGCTTTGAAGTAAAGCTTCTTTCATGTTTATATCCTTTCATTAGCGGATATAGATAAAATAGACAGGGAGGTGTCAGTTGTTTTGATTATCATTTTATATTTAAGTGCAGCATTGATTGCTATTGCCTTTTTTATTTTAGTAATTTATCTCTCCAAAACATTAAAGTCCGTACAGGGCACACTCGACAATGTCTCAAAGACTTTATCGGGTTTAGAGCAGCAATTAGATGGAGTTACAAAGGAAACAACTATACTTT of the Bacillus tuaregi genome contains:
- a CDS encoding DNA translocase FtsK, with translation MKRLLRLFKEDVEHIDEDSEHTHDSTENKLEMKQKREIGKEVDAKIVYQYPKGAFRFPLVPDDDKQMKNRSNRPVRPDRKQEQELSHEPPRQERKRRHSPPVKQEPVTRKRVPEPEQEHRNSRPFKPTDIPSPVFGYKERPEIRKGSLQYGVEKIENKVDDKKDPINRELYHRYSQTWGGAPVIVKPSDKRFNPLDLSVAKRQVQKEELSPPVVEPEEIKAEWTGEPEIVNDEVVADRITGQEVQQIDVSQTEISVEEPIDLNDFKEENNEQLVLTREDSDASLISDEEQEMVKEEQVLEELESPIIEESEPLELELTESCVDEPERIIDEEFVNELPSVDENQVVDEESRSQTEADEGIKSAEAEPIRSAIPFNVIMLNQDKLRLMEKELNKTTSRAEMDESVEADVSGSKMDQEVNSLKADSNEDKTVVIADQSFQVMANMAETAASAQRTQDDSSHEVKLQVTEQKDQETSFSFPSIDLLTPPVIVEDNNQWIDDQKELLNTTLKNFNVGATVVNVTQGPSVTRFEVQPEPGVKVNKITNLSDDIKLSLAARDIRIEAPIPGKHTIGIEVPNNKSRPVYLSEIVSNPEFLRQDSPLTAALGLDISGKPIVSDLRKMPHGLIAGATGSGKSVCINTILVSFLYKAKPEDLKLLLIDPKMVELAPYNHIPHLVSPVITDVKAATAALKWAVEEMERRYELFAHTGVRDIGRFNELAVKHKQYSDKLPYIVIIIDELADLMMMSPADVEEAICRIAQKARACGIHLIIATQRPSVDVITGLIKANIPTRIAFSVSSQVDSRTIIDVSGAEKLLGRGDMLFLENGSSKPIRLQGTFVSDEEIDEVVAHAREQGEPDYLFEQEELLKKAEINEAEDELFFEACEFVIENGGASSSMLQRRFKIGYNRAARLIDMMESHGYISESRGSKPRDVFITDAELESLQMTNKTL
- the murC gene encoding UDP-N-acetylmuramate--L-alanine ligase gives rise to the protein MTNYHFVGIKGSGMSALAQILHDMNFQVQGSDVDKRFFTQVALEQSGIKILPFQKENIKPGMTIVAGNAFPDTHEEIQEAMKLGLPVIRYHRFLGDFMKRFSSIAVTGAHGKTSTTGLLAHVISGDKPTSYLIGDGTGKGEADAEYFVFEACEYRRHFLSYFPDYAIMTNIDFDHPDYFANIDDVCAAFQEMALQVNKGIFACGDDEHLQKIQAKVPVLFYGFGEENDFQARNVIKTTEGTTFDVFIRNTLFDTFTIRSFGDHNILNSLAVIALCHYEGLDTEVVRKQLLNFEGVKRRFSEKRVGTQILIDDYAHHPTEIKATIDAARQKYPEKEIVAVFQPHTFSRTQAFLGEFAASLNLADKTYLCEIFGSARENHGKLSIEDLQAKIPESEIITEEDMSSLKSHDNSVIIFMGAGDIQKFQAAYEITL